TAACCACCGAGGTACTAGTACTACAACttttactactagtatgCAAGAATGTATGCCAGGGAGAGCACGAGTTTGGCTAAATTTAAATGACTTGATCTTACTGTctattcatcatcatccccgCTATCGAGATTCTCAGATAAGTGGATCGTTCCACCCGTATGATCTTAGttcattcttcttctcgatcaaGAATGTCTGGTACAGCTCTTAATATAGAGCTGATAAACTTATTAAGCAAGGCTCCAGATTGACCAAATAGCCTCGCTGATATCGACAAAATCAATAGGGTCATTCAAAATACCATCCATCACATCACCTTTCCTGAGGtaaaagatcaagaacagcTTGAACAATTGCCCAACACATTTAATGTAGTCCACATATACGTACACGTcgctatatatatttgcagCCATGTTCACGACATGTTGTGGAAGGGCCCTTGAAGAGTTGGCCAGTGTATCTATAACAGGAAGCGGGTCCTTGTGGATGTGGAAGGCTGAAGGCAAAGAAACCTGACAAGGACAAAGTTGGGAAGCACCTTCATTTGAAATGTTAACTGGGGTCCGAGTATGTTCTGCTTGGttatcaaggaagagaaggataacAGAGGCTTAAATGCTCTTTCATATTTTTTTACTACATTACGTTCGAAACAGGCATGTGGTTTATGATGAGTCACTACAGGCTCGAGTAGCACTTGTATGTCGACTTCAGGAGATATGGTAGTAAACACGATGAATTTTGAACCCAATAAATTCACACTCTGTGGTATAATAACTTCTCATATGAATACAGAACGCAGGtgcttttataataatctaaatgTACTTGTAGGGGTTCATAATACCGTTCTAAGAAAGATGTTAGCTGTTGTGTACAAACAGCGAAGATGGAAGTACTTACCGGATCGTACAAATCCTTCAACTGCTTCATCAGCTTCACCATGGTCTCGTCTTGGCTGTAACCTATAAACTCCTTCTTTGCAAGGCCGAGTCCGTGCTCGGCACTGATGCTACCGTTGCGCTTCTGGATCCACTCGTACACCCAAGGCTCAATAGCCTTCTCGACCTCCTTGTTGTATTCCCGCACAGAAATGTTCAGGTGCAGGTTCGAGTCACCCATGTGACCGTATCCAACAACGGCACGGACAGGGAAGGAGTCGTCGTCTCCGACGAATCCAAGCTTGGTCAGACGCTCACGGCAGTCGTCCACAAGCTGGTACAGCTCGGGAAGAGGAATCGAGACGTCGTACTTATAAGTGCCACCCAGGTGGCTCAGGGCTTCGGTGATACCTTCTCTCCAGCGCCAGATACCCTGGAACTGGGTCTCATCCTGGGCCAAGACACCATCGGCGACGATACCCTCGCCCATGATGTGTTCCAAGAAGCCCTCGAGCTTGGCCATATCGTGCTCACCATTCGATCCGCTGGTCTCGACTACACAGTAGAAAGGGTATTCACTATCCAGAGGATTCTTGTTGCCAGTGGACTCGTGGACAAGCTTCTGACTGCGGCCGTCCATGAGCTCGAAAGCGGAGAGAATCTCAGAGAGATGGGACTTCGCCTCCTGGTGCGCCTGACGCACTTGCTCGTAGCTCTCAACACCAAAGTAGGCCACATTGACCGCCTTCGGGCGGGGAGGGCACAGGATGGAAAGTCCAGTGATGACACCAATGGTACCCTCCGCGCCAATGAACAGCTGCTTGAGGTCGTAACCGGTGTTGTTCTTGCGCAGCGTCGAGAGAGAGTTGACGATAGTACCATCTGCCAACACCGCCTCAACACCGAGGATGTTTCCA
The sequence above is a segment of the Aspergillus flavus chromosome 4, complete sequence genome. Coding sequences within it:
- a CDS encoding proteins the FAD binding domain-containing protein (actin interacting protein 2) gives rise to the protein MSSARNVSVALRRARLPRPRCFVQPIVSRAPSRIATRSFSLTSAVNATKEIKYTSNAYPNLKRDPKFAEITAEDVTFFKELLGSQSAVIDGVTTDAADDIEPFNSDWMRKYRGHTRLVLKPQNKEEVSQVLKYCNDKKLAVVPQGGNTGLVGGSVPVFDEIVINTSRMNKIRSFDEGSGVLVADAGVILEVADQYLAERNHLFPLDLGAKGSCHIGGNAATNAGGLRLLRYGSLHGNILGVEAVLADGTIVNSLSTLRKNNTGYDLKQLFIGAEGTIGVITGLSILCPPRPKAVNVAYFGVESYEQVRQAHQEAKSHLSEILSAFELMDGRSQKLVHESTGNKNPLDSEYPFYCVVETSGSNGEHDMAKLEGFLEHIMGEGIVADGVLAQDETQFQGIWRWREGITEALSHLGGTYKYDVSIPLPELYQLVDDCRERLTKLGFVGDDDSFPVRAVVGYGHMGDSNLHLNISVREYNKEVEKAIEPWVYEWIQKRNGSISAEHGLGLAKKEFIGYSQDETMVKLMKQLKDLYDPNGIMNPYKYI